Below is a window of Stygiolobus azoricus DNA.
GAAAGTAGGAATCCTTGATTCAACACTTAGAGAAGGAGAACAAACACCAGGTGTAGTTTTTACCGTAGAACAGAGAGTTGAAATAGCTAAAGCATTGTCTGATATAGGCGTTACAATGATAGAAGCAGGGCACCCTGCGGTGTCTGCTGACATTTACGAGGGTATAAAAAGAATTGTCAAAATGAAGAAGGAAGGTATAATTACTTCAGAAATACTAGGGCACAGCAGGGCGGTCAAAAGGGATATTGAGGTGGCAGCTGAATTAGAAGTAGATAGAATTGCAATTTTCTATGGTATAAGCGATATTCATTTAAAGGCAAAGCACCATGTTACCAAGGAAGAAGCACTGAATATAATTTCAGAGACCGTGAGTTATGCTAAAAGCCACGGAGTTAAAGTCAGATTTACTGCCGAAGACGCTACACGAGCAGATTACCAATACCTTCTCGAAGTAATAAAGACCGCTAAAGACGCAGGTGCTGATCGTATAAGTATTGCAGATACTGTAGGAGTTTTGTACCCTCCGAAAACTAGAGAGCTATTTAAGGATATAACTTCTAGATTCCCTGACGTAGAGTTTGATATACATGCACATAATGATCTGGGAATGGCTGTAGCAAACGCTTTGGCTGCGGTAGAAGGAGGGGCTACTATTATTCATGCAACCGTAAACGGACTAGGAGAGAGGGTAGGAATTGTTCCTCTTCAAGT
It encodes the following:
- the lysS gene encoding homocitrate synthase — encoded protein: MKVGILDSTLREGEQTPGVVFTVEQRVEIAKALSDIGVTMIEAGHPAVSADIYEGIKRIVKMKKEGIITSEILGHSRAVKRDIEVAAELEVDRIAIFYGISDIHLKAKHHVTKEEALNIISETVSYAKSHGVKVRFTAEDATRADYQYLLEVIKTAKDAGADRISIADTVGVLYPPKTRELFKDITSRFPDVEFDIHAHNDLGMAVANALAAVEGGATIIHATVNGLGERVGIVPLQVVAAALKYHFGVEVVKLEKLPEVASLVEKYSGIPMPPNFPITGDYAFVHKAGIHVAGILNDPSTYEFMSPQTFGRNRDYVIDKYTGKHALKDRFEKLGVKLSDSELDQVLAKIKANPSARFYRDVDLLELAENVTGRILKPRPPENIQAIVSVKCDSNVYTTAVTRRLSVIQGVKEVMEISGDYDIIVKVEAKDTNELNQIIESIRSVKGVRSTLTSLVLKKL